One stretch of Podospora pseudoanserina strain CBS 124.78 chromosome 4, whole genome shotgun sequence DNA includes these proteins:
- a CDS encoding hypothetical protein (EggNog:ENOG503P91C; COG:S): protein MFNLKTTILIAMGVLSATAAPAVDTSSDSSITARQNTAFLFACQNARWGNPCQTFRSNPGSCFNVPGSYNDRISSIRNLDKNRFHCVWYEHSNCGGRSYGNQEDANLHDGNGFFSDRISSWRCNTRQFRTAAGGSGAVEVAEQQ, encoded by the exons ATGTTCAACCTGAagaccaccatcctcatcgccatGGGCGTCCTCTCAGCCACCGCTGCCCCTGCAGTGGATACCTCAtctgacagcagcatcacgGCTCGTCAGAACACGGCCTTTTTGTTTGCCTGCCAGAACGCTCGCTGGGGCAACCCATGCCAAACCTTTAGATCCAACCCCGGTTCATGCT TCAATGTCCCCGGCAGCTACAATGACCGCATCAGCTCCATCCGCAACCTTGACAAGAACCGCTTCCACTGTGTCTGGTATGA ACACTCCAACTGCGGAGGCCGCTCTTACGGTAACCAGGAGGATGCCAATCTTCACGATGGCAACGGCTTCTTCAGCGACCGCATCAGCTCCTGGCGTTGCAACACCAGACAGTTCCGCACAGCAGCTGGCGGCTCTGGGGCTGTGGAGGTGGCTGAGCAGCAGTAG